Proteins from a genomic interval of Ignavibacteriales bacterium:
- a CDS encoding DEAD/DEAH box helicase has translation MPFSKLGLSDQLVQGILATGYTAPTEIQTRAIPLAVAGKDIIGCAQTGTGKTAAFVLPLLNHLTKGPAHHTHRHVRALVLTPTRELAQQVEDFVTTYGRFTTLQSLSIYGGVNMDNQLKRLRRGIDIVIATPGRLLDHINRKTIDLSHVEVLVLDEADRMFDMGFINDVRTIIGKTAAKRQTLLFSATMSKEIRALVASIQHNPELIEVGEQRKPVETIRQVFYSVEQDMKLTLLLHILRTEKMDSVLVFSRTKHGADKISRRLEKNGLKSVAIHANRTQAQRQRALAGFKQGQYTVLVATDIAARGIDVEGISHVINFDTPAFAEDYVHRIGRTGRATHSGDSLTFVSNQERKYVKNIEFFVGKKHELKRYPGFEHIKKDVPPASSGEGTTHKKEPEERRHPRHTARPLTSTKNKRDGRDGRDSQGSRENRSSRDSRDSRGSRDSRGSRDGGGSRGRRPQPSNQTGKRYETRKVTNQSVTPTVKDQDWRKLMEEGKKDEGFGKKLKKFFKRA, from the coding sequence ATGCCATTTTCAAAACTTGGTCTTTCAGACCAGCTCGTGCAGGGTATTCTTGCGACGGGTTACACAGCCCCCACTGAGATCCAGACGCGCGCGATACCCCTCGCTGTCGCAGGAAAAGACATCATTGGCTGCGCACAGACCGGGACGGGAAAAACAGCTGCTTTTGTGCTCCCCCTGTTGAACCATCTTACCAAAGGCCCGGCCCATCATACGCACAGGCACGTCAGAGCGCTCGTCCTTACCCCGACGAGGGAGCTTGCCCAGCAAGTTGAGGACTTCGTCACCACGTATGGTCGATTCACAACGCTTCAGAGCCTCTCAATCTACGGCGGTGTCAACATGGACAACCAGCTGAAGCGATTGCGCCGCGGCATCGATATCGTCATTGCTACTCCGGGCCGCCTCCTGGATCATATCAATCGAAAAACAATCGATCTCTCGCACGTCGAAGTGCTTGTGCTTGACGAAGCCGATCGCATGTTCGATATGGGCTTCATCAACGACGTTCGTACGATCATCGGAAAGACAGCCGCGAAACGCCAGACTCTTTTGTTCTCCGCCACGATGTCGAAGGAGATCAGGGCTCTGGTTGCCTCCATTCAGCACAATCCAGAGCTGATCGAAGTCGGTGAGCAACGGAAGCCTGTTGAGACGATTCGTCAGGTCTTCTATAGCGTCGAGCAGGACATGAAGCTGACGCTCCTGTTGCACATCCTAAGAACTGAAAAGATGGACAGCGTTCTTGTCTTCTCCCGCACCAAGCACGGTGCAGACAAGATTTCACGCCGCCTTGAAAAGAACGGTCTGAAATCTGTGGCCATTCATGCGAATCGGACTCAGGCCCAACGTCAACGGGCGCTTGCGGGATTCAAGCAGGGACAGTATACGGTTCTGGTGGCGACAGATATCGCTGCGCGCGGAATTGACGTCGAGGGCATATCCCATGTCATCAACTTTGATACGCCGGCGTTCGCTGAAGATTATGTCCATCGAATCGGACGGACTGGGCGTGCGACACACAGCGGTGATTCTCTTACGTTCGTTTCCAATCAGGAGCGAAAGTATGTGAAGAACATCGAATTCTTCGTCGGAAAGAAGCACGAACTGAAGCGCTACCCGGGATTCGAGCATATCAAGAAAGACGTTCCTCCCGCTTCATCTGGTGAAGGGACAACCCATAAGAAGGAGCCGGAAGAGCGTCGCCATCCGCGCCACACGGCCCGACCGCTGACCTCTACGAAGAACAAGAGAGACGGTAGAGACGGCAGGGACAGCCAGGGGAGCAGGGAAAACCGAAGCAGCAGAGATAGCAGAGACAGCCGAGGCAGCAGAGACAGCCGAGGCAGCAGGGACGGCGGAGGCAGCAGAGGAAGACGACCACAACCTTCGAATCAGACGGGCAAGCGCTACGAGACTCGTAAGGTGACGAACCAGTCTGTCACGCCGACGGTCAAAGATCAGGATTGGCGGAAGTTGATGGAAGAAGGAAAGAAGGACGAAGGGTTCGGAAAGAAGCTAAAGAAGTTCTTTAAACGGGCATAA
- a CDS encoding carboxypeptidase-like regulatory domain-containing protein, producing MPRQFRSQSVIERSLLLTAVLICLQSATFAQYATLAGRVLDDSTSAPLANVNIYIAGSTLGANTNENGVFEIRNIPLGNHDIVASRIGYLLSTFRTSLGEPRKREIEIRLKPTNVEMTEVVISAPDPTEWKNDLAKFSDLFLGTTRNAKGCRIMNPEVLDFKSEGNDIFEATARRSLEIENLALGYHLTFLLKSFRKEGDIMTFEGFPKFRELKPASPKGTEEWKENRMRAFRGSMRHFLMALFRRELNPTGYSIFHLDFLGVGNVSPVRKLLTENEVLYDSPSAMVKTLRFSGFLEVEYWREVESGYNLLQKAGTSGQVSWFTLNYLAVGINERGFINEEFPTKIYGYWSWRRVGDMLPLDFEPEKK from the coding sequence ATGCCACGACAATTTCGATCACAATCAGTCATTGAAAGATCTCTCCTGCTGACTGCCGTGCTGATTTGCCTTCAGTCCGCCACGTTCGCCCAGTATGCCACGCTCGCCGGAAGAGTGCTTGACGACTCGACGTCAGCGCCGCTCGCCAATGTGAATATCTACATAGCGGGCTCAACGCTCGGCGCCAACACAAATGAGAATGGGGTATTTGAGATACGCAATATCCCTCTGGGTAATCATGATATCGTAGCGTCGAGAATCGGCTACCTCCTCTCCACCTTCCGGACAAGCCTGGGAGAGCCAAGGAAACGGGAGATTGAGATCAGGCTCAAACCTACGAATGTCGAGATGACCGAGGTGGTTATCTCAGCCCCCGACCCAACGGAATGGAAGAACGATCTTGCGAAGTTCTCAGACCTTTTTCTCGGTACGACGAGGAACGCGAAGGGGTGCAGAATCATGAACCCCGAGGTTCTCGATTTCAAGTCCGAGGGAAACGACATCTTTGAAGCAACTGCCCGCCGGTCATTGGAGATCGAGAACCTGGCACTGGGCTACCATCTCACCTTCCTTTTGAAATCATTCAGGAAGGAAGGAGATATTATGACATTCGAAGGTTTTCCAAAATTCCGCGAGCTGAAACCGGCCTCACCGAAGGGGACTGAAGAATGGAAAGAAAACCGTATGCGGGCCTTTCGCGGCTCGATGCGCCATTTCCTGATGGCTCTCTTCAGAAGAGAATTGAATCCCACAGGATATTCCATCTTCCATCTCGATTTTCTCGGGGTTGGGAACGTTTCGCCGGTTCGGAAACTGCTCACCGAAAACGAGGTCCTTTACGACAGCCCGTCAGCCATGGTGAAGACACTCCGGTTCAGTGGTTTTCTCGAGGTCGAATACTGGAGAGAAGTTGAGAGCGGTTACAATCTTCTTCAGAAGGCGGGGACATCGGGTCAAGTTTCGTGGTTTACGCTGAACTACCTGGCAGTTGGAATCAACGAACGCGGCTTCATCAATGAAGAATTCCCCACAAAGATCTACGGGTATTGGTCGTGGAGGCGGGTGGGGGACATGCTGCCACTGGATTTTGAGCCGGAGAAGAAGTGA
- a CDS encoding AMP-binding protein translates to MIAPHRTLLSMFEESAARFPDNVMMWEKSEGAYKGSSYREIRQRVYEAAAGLMDLGIQKGDRLALISEGRNDWVVMELAMLYAGAVNVPLSVKIEELSDLRFRLAHSGCRMAVVSGTQVQKIRQLKKDLPELEHILVLDGDVKRDEDEQSLDELLQIGKRYLKFHKNEFEQRWKSVAETDPANICYTSGTTADPKGIILTHRNYTANVEQASALLPIPESYTSLLVLPWDHCFAHTCGVYTLTKNGASMSSVKVGRTPLETLKNVPGNIRETRPTFLLSVPALAKNFKKNIEKGIREKGPGVERIFKKALELAYAYNGNGWDRGRNAKAGMKIQYKLYDFLIFRKIRKSFGGRLQFFIGGGALLDIELQRFFYAIGIPMFQGYGLTEAAPVISANVPARHKLGSSGAIVANLEVRICDEQGNDLPAGQQGEIVVKGENVMAGYWKNEKATDETLRDGWLYTGDLGYVDNERFLYVFGRAKSLLIGHDGEKYSPEGIEEAIVGDSIYIDQIMLHNNQSPFTSALVVPNKDNILKHLRDHNLSTQSEDGQEAVLRLIKSEIGKFESKGAHAGEFPERWLPAGIAVLGEGFNEQNHLLNSTLKMVRGKITEFYRDRIDYIYTAQGKDICNPQNRMIIKRLG, encoded by the coding sequence ATGATAGCTCCACACCGCACACTTCTGTCCATGTTTGAGGAGAGCGCTGCCAGATTCCCCGACAATGTCATGATGTGGGAAAAAAGTGAAGGGGCCTACAAGGGGTCGTCGTACCGTGAAATCCGGCAACGGGTTTACGAGGCGGCGGCGGGTCTGATGGACCTGGGCATTCAGAAGGGGGACCGTCTGGCGCTCATTTCCGAGGGGCGCAACGATTGGGTGGTCATGGAACTGGCCATGCTGTATGCCGGGGCCGTCAACGTTCCGCTCTCGGTGAAGATCGAGGAGCTTTCCGATCTCCGGTTCCGGCTCGCTCACTCCGGCTGTCGCATGGCAGTCGTGTCCGGCACGCAAGTGCAGAAGATCCGGCAATTGAAAAAGGACCTGCCGGAATTGGAGCATATCCTTGTGCTCGACGGAGACGTCAAGCGCGACGAAGACGAGCAGTCGCTCGACGAATTGCTGCAAATCGGGAAACGGTATCTGAAATTCCACAAGAACGAATTCGAGCAGCGGTGGAAATCGGTGGCCGAAACTGACCCCGCGAACATATGCTACACGTCGGGCACCACAGCGGATCCGAAAGGGATCATCCTGACGCATCGCAACTATACTGCCAACGTCGAGCAGGCGTCCGCCTTGCTCCCGATACCGGAGTCATACACTTCACTGCTGGTCCTTCCGTGGGATCATTGTTTCGCCCACACCTGCGGCGTCTACACGCTCACGAAAAACGGAGCGAGCATGTCGTCCGTGAAAGTGGGCCGGACTCCGCTCGAAACGCTGAAGAACGTTCCCGGGAATATCCGCGAGACTCGACCGACGTTCCTTCTCAGCGTTCCGGCGCTTGCGAAGAATTTCAAAAAGAACATCGAGAAGGGTATCCGTGAAAAAGGGCCGGGCGTGGAAAGAATCTTCAAGAAGGCGCTGGAGCTTGCCTACGCCTACAACGGTAACGGCTGGGATCGCGGAAGGAACGCGAAGGCAGGAATGAAGATTCAATACAAGCTCTACGATTTCCTGATCTTTCGCAAGATCCGGAAGAGCTTCGGCGGACGCCTCCAGTTCTTCATCGGCGGCGGCGCCCTGCTTGATATAGAGCTGCAGCGATTCTTCTATGCCATCGGCATTCCGATGTTCCAGGGGTACGGTCTGACCGAAGCTGCCCCCGTCATCTCGGCAAACGTGCCCGCGCGGCACAAGCTTGGTTCTTCCGGTGCTATTGTGGCGAACCTCGAGGTGAGGATTTGTGATGAACAGGGGAATGATCTCCCGGCTGGTCAGCAGGGGGAGATCGTGGTGAAAGGGGAGAACGTGATGGCCGGCTATTGGAAAAACGAGAAGGCGACGGACGAAACCTTGCGCGATGGCTGGCTCTATACCGGCGACCTGGGATATGTTGACAACGAGAGGTTTCTGTATGTTTTCGGACGGGCCAAGAGTCTCCTCATCGGTCACGACGGAGAGAAATACAGTCCGGAGGGAATTGAAGAAGCGATCGTAGGCGATTCAATCTACATCGATCAGATCATGCTGCATAACAACCAGTCCCCCTTTACGTCGGCGCTCGTGGTCCCGAACAAGGACAACATTCTGAAGCACTTGCGCGACCACAACCTCTCAACGCAGTCTGAAGATGGCCAGGAGGCCGTCCTTCGCCTCATCAAATCCGAGATTGGGAAGTTCGAATCAAAAGGAGCGCACGCAGGGGAATTCCCGGAGCGCTGGCTGCCGGCAGGCATTGCTGTGTTGGGTGAGGGATTCAATGAACAGAATCATCTCCTCAACAGCACGTTGAAGATGGTACGCGGAAAAATCACGGAGTTTTATCGCGACCGCATCGATTACATATACACCGCACAGGGAAAGGACATCTGTAATCCTCAAAACCGGATGATCATCAAACGCTTGGGTTAA